The Humulus lupulus chromosome 4, drHumLupu1.1, whole genome shotgun sequence genome has a window encoding:
- the LOC133832779 gene encoding uncharacterized protein LOC133832779 produces the protein MNEQEDIELAPIDLEIETTVRRRLREQRAKSRLNMAEEVEGVEGANNVTNAIAMADDNERAIREYAAPMFNELNLGIVKPEIEAPQFELKPAMFQMLQTQYATEKPMSKPPPPFPQHFQKQQQDGQFRRFLDVLKQQHINITLVEALEQMPNFVKFLKDILAKKRRLGEFETVALTEGCSAILKNKIPPKLKDPGNFTIPISIGG, from the exons AtgaacgagcaagaagacatcgaactagctcctattgaccTTGAGATTGAAACAACAgttagaagaagactaagggaacaacggGCTAAAAGTCgccttaatatggctgaagaggttgaaggagttgagggtgctaataatgtCACTAACGCGATTGCTATGGCTGATGATAATGAGAGAGCCATAAGGGAGTATGCTGCCCCCATGTTCAATGAGCTCAATCTGGGCATTGTTAAGCCTGAAATTGAAGCACCCCAATTCGAGTTAAAGCCCGcgatgttccaaatgttgcaaaca CAATATGCAACAGAGAAGCCTatgagcaagccacctccaccatttcctcaacATTTTCAAAAGCAGCAACAAGATGGTCAATTCCGAAGATTTTTGGATGTTTTGAAGCAACAACACATCAACATAACTCTGGTGGAAGCTTTGGAACAAATGCCTAATTTTGTGAAGTTCTTGAAGGATATTTTGGCAAAGAAGAGGAGGCTTGGTGAATTTGAAACGGTTGCTTTGACTGAAGGTTGTAGTGCTatattgaagaataaaattcctccAAAGTTGAAGGATCCAGGCAATTTCACAATTCCAATTTCTATTGGGGGATGA
- the LOC133832780 gene encoding uncharacterized protein LOC133832780, protein MFPDSVAVVNWDIFSDHCFCIIMTSIEVNSGVKPFRYFNMWADHEGFKATVLQSWTKPVEAQGLGRIMVKLRRLRPVLRHFNKHVIGNIDHKFQVAKDRYNLAQLQLQQDLQSTVFQVEEQNALSNLVQTSRLYDSFLRQRSKVNWLRLGDDNTSFFHAYLKKCKEVNRITSFVIENGQIIDKYEEVVDHFLSHFRSVLGSQSKASGAIHKECFRHGNILSLEQQLDLIRPFTK, encoded by the coding sequence ATGTTTCCTGATTCAGTAGCTGTAGTTAATTGGGATATTTTTTCTGATCATTGTTTCTGTATCATTATGACTTCGATTGAGGTGAATTCTGGTGTTAAGCCGTTTAGATACTTTAACATGTGGGCTGATCATGAAGGATTTAAAGCTACTGTTTTGCAGAGTTGGACCAAACCAGTAGAGGCTCAAGGGCTTGGCAGAATTATGGTGAAGCTGAGGAGATTAAGGCCTGTTCTGAGACATTTTAATAAGCATGTGATTGGTAATATTGACCATAAGTTTCAGGTTGCGAAAGACAGATATAATCTTGCTCAGTTACAGCTTCAGCAGGATTTACAATCTACTGTGTTCCAAGTTGAGGAACAGAATGCCTTGAGTAACCTGGTTCAAACTTCTCGGCTCTATGACAGCTTTCTTAGACAGAGGAGTAAAGTAAATTGGCTAAGATTGGGGGATGATAATACTTCTTTTTTTCATGCTTATTTGAAAAAGTGTAAGGAGGTTAATCGTATCACTTCATTTGTCATTGAAAATGGTCAGATTATTGATAAATATGAGGAAGTTGTGGATCATTTCTTAAGTCATTTTCGAAGTGTGTTGGGCAGTCAGAGTAAGGCTTCTGGGGCTATTCACAAGGAGTGTTTCAGACATGGCAATATTCTTTCTTTAGAGCAGCAGCTGGACTTAATAAGGCCTTTTACTAAGTAG